The sequence ACACAATTGCAACAAAAAATAACTACAATCGGTATATAAAGAAGTATCCAGTTGAGAAGATATTTGCACTATTGTTATATCATCAATATGTGGGGATGCACTGTGGGCGCAGTATATTACTTCAGCTCAAATATCTTGTTGCCAATGAGCACAGCATTCCCAGCCAGGGAGAATTATCCAAGAAGTTATCGTTTCGACTTCCCATGAAGCTTTGGGAAATGATATACAATGATGTAGTCCATATGGCACGCACCAGTAAGAATAAAAGGGTAAAGAATGTAAATCGGATGCTCAAGATTATCGATTCATCATTGTTAACGGCGACTGCAACGATGAAGTGGGCACGGCATAGGAAGCACAAAAATGGATTAAAATTACACATGATACTAGAGAGCAGTTGTATTCCAGGTGCATTTCGGCTCACAGAAGGTCGTTGTAGTGATAGAAAATCGCTCAAATGGGCAATAACGAGGGGATATACATATATATTTGATAGAGGATACAATGATTATAGCATGTTTTACTGGA comes from Spirochaetota bacterium and encodes:
- a CDS encoding IS4 family transposase, translated to TIATKNNYNRYIKKYPVEKIFALLLYHQYVGMHCGRSILLQLKYLVANEHSIPSQGELSKKLSFRLPMKLWEMIYNDVVHMARTSKNKRVKNVNRMLKIIDSSLLTATATMKWARHRKHKNGLKLHMILESSCIPGAFRLTEGRCSDRKSLKWAITRGYTYIFDRGYNDYSMFYWIGQQGASFVTRAWSNIQYIVVRKRRVGKRQKEKGILSDSIIEVIKERTTGHTAVFRMIVFTFVDSNRRRQTFTLLTNIHDLPSDRIAELYRQRWNIEIAFYWIKTFLKVNHWLSRSPQGVMM